The genomic interval TGAGGGAGTTTGTCTCAGTATTAAGAGGATCTCGAGATCACAAGGGATTTCACAGAGGGATTGGTTTTCCAAGTCagtgattttgtcaaggaaaaTGTCATTCAACTCAGTGTTTAAAATTGGATTAGAAGTAGTGAAGATGTCCTTAAAGTGTTCAAGGAGCTTATTCTATATCATAGATGTCTCAGTTGTCCATGTTTAAGGGTTTATTTTAGGGCTCTCAATGGAATTGGTGCACCTCCTAATGGTGGTGGACATATGGAAGAACTTGGTGTTTTGATCAACTTAGCCTAGCTTTTTGCCTCCAAAGGGTTTCCTCTCTTCTACGTTGCTCATTGAGGTTAgctttgatttcattttatttgctCATGAACTGAATGGTTGGAtcttttgattggatttgtgaAAGCTCCTGTGTGAGGTGTCTAATAGCAGTTCAAATATGGCCAAAATGGTTCCTATTCCAGATCTTCAATGCTTTTTTAACCTCCTTCGGTTTCTTTGAAAGAATGAAGCTAGGTGTTCCAGAGAATTGGTTGTTCCATGCCTTTTGGATTACCATCTGACAGGAGGGACCCCTCatccaaaattcttcaaatttaaaggagAGTTTATGATGTTTTCTCCCTAAGGTATCAAGTAAAATATGGGAGTGGTCAGATGCATTAATTGGGAGTTATTGTATATTTGCATTAGGGAAAAGGTTCATTTATTGATGGTTAGCAATCCCTCTATCAAGCATTTCCCTTATGTTACCTAATCACTGTCTGTTATTAGTCCAAGTGTACTTGGGACCAAGGAATCCAATATCAATCTTGTTAGTGTTATCCATATAGATTCTCAATCCATTTTCATGTGAGGAGCAGGCAAAAGGTCTCCCATCTATTTTTTCAGTTTGGATCAGAATTGAGCTAAGATCCCCAATATCTAAGATAGGTCCATTGAAATTATTGACAATTAAGTTCATGGTGTCCCAAAACTTCCCTTTTTGACTATTTTGAGCAGGGCAATGGACAAGATTAAGAAGCCAAGGATTATGAGTAGGGTCAGAATACACAAACAAAGACATAATATTGCTATTAACATAAATTGGTTACATATCTAGACCATGCTTCCATATGAACAAAAGACTCCTTTTTTCTGCCAGTGGGAGGCACTTCTATATACATAGAGAACCCTAGTCTATCTACAATGTTAGAAATATTTACATGTACCAAAATGGTCTCCGAGATAAAGACAACATCACGGTTATAGGCCTTGATGTTAGCCCTCAAACTTCTGATTGCATGGGGTCAGGCTATACCCTGCAATTCTAAGAAAGTAGCTTCATTTCTGCTTTGGTGGCAGTTTGGGCCCTACCACaccaacattttcaaaaaaatgagtCTGAGTCTTATTACTAGATTAGTGGTACTCTTTCTGATATGGAGAGAACCAGATTCTTTTGGATTTCTTGCAGTTGCCctcatttctcttattctttGCTGATTGGATGTACTTAAGAATGGGCTCATCATCTTCCTTTATCTGCAGTTTGAGTCATTTGTTTCTAAGGTTGCTCGAATCCCCTTGTCCTTCTTGAGTCAATACCATTCATATCTCTGGATTTGGTGGGTTATTCAGGAGTGAGTTGATGAGAGTTGGTTTGTTTGAGGAGATATTTCTATTACAGTGTGGGTCAAATAGATCGAGTTCTTGTGTTGGATTAGTTATGTTGTCTGTGTTGCTGAGTATACTTGAAGTGGGCCTAATTGCTAGGCAAGACTTGCCAGATGGACTAACAAGGAGTGAAATTCAGTGTTGCTTTTGGGTCCAGGCTTGTTGGGCTTTGGAAGTTCTCAAATTGAGATGATATGTTTGAACAGGTTGGAATCTGAGGTATTGCTTTGTTCAGAGAGGGAATTAGTAGTAGATGAAGTGATAGGTGAGGAGGTTTGTGGACTGAGTTTTAATGCATGAGGTTTGATGCTTGCCATTGGATCTCCACTTTTTGCATGGAAGGGCTGGATTGTCTTGACCAATGTGATGGGGAGGTCCGCTTGTACTATCTGGGTCTGTCCAGGGGATCAGATGTGATAATATCTGATGTTTTGAAAAGCATGATGACTTTTTGCCTTCTGAACTGTATACTTGGCACGTGTGACTGAGTGCAGTTCAAAGAATCTCATTCCCATGTAGGTTTGGCTTCCATGGAATGGTGAACCTCGAGCTTCAAGCTGGATGCAATGTGGTCTTGCGTCATTATTTTGATCCCATCATAGATTCTGATTCACAGTTTGACTTGTCTCCTCTTGAATCACTTTGTCCTTACCTTTGCTAGGAGCTTGTGGCAGGTGGTTGTTGGTGAATTTGTGGCTGACCTGCTGCATTTTCTCCCAAGGCTACCATTTCAATTGATTGCATTAGTACATGCTCATAATAGTTAGCAACGAGGGGTGTTCTTCTAGAGACCGGATTTTCTACTCTCATCCATGGTCCAAAATTAGTGACCTCAGTTTGAACTTGGAGGAGGGAGTAAGCTTGTTGGATATCACCTACGCAGccacaacaataaaaaaatctgataGCTTCTCATACTTAAAACTTATCCAAGTGGTaggctttctttttcttgctaGAGGGAATCCATCTGGCAGAGGGTTTCCTAATTTTGACATTAATCTCAACTTGTATCCTCATATATCTACTAAAGACTATACCCAGATTATTTGTTTGTTCCACTTGGATGAAGTTTCCTAATTTCCTTCCTATCTTTTCAGCATTTTGGTTTGTCATTAACTCTAATGGAAGCTCATGGATTTGAATCCAAACTACTGACATTTTTAAATCCAATTTCTGTAAACTCAAAGCTGGAGGCCAGTCACGTATCAGCATGTGAAAACCCTTGATGTTCCAAGGTTTTTGATCCATCACTCGATTCTTCTCTTGTTGAGATGAGAATGTAAATTGGAAGGTATTGATGGTCATGCCTTCAATGGTTAGTCCAGTTGCAAAGCTCCAAACTGCCTTTATGGTAGAATGAAGGGCATTCTTATTGAGATGTTTGGATGATACCATCTGGCCTATGAGTGCTGGTTGGATAGATAAGCAACAAGTTCAGTTTATGGTTCCAGATTCAATTCTTTCCAATTTAGGGTTATGGATATTGAGGACTGGCTTTCTGTGTCAAGGGTGGAAGTCATGGCTCGAGGTTTGGGTTCTGAAAATATGGTTATTGAAAGGTTCATGTGTGGGATTCTAAATAAAGATGGTAATGGGATGTGGGGATTAATGAGGAATGCCCATTTTGGTTTGGTTATTGAGGCTTCAATGCTGATAATTAATCTGAGGAGGAAGTTGGTATTTTTGATTGAATTGGTTCTGAGCTAGGGAGATTTGGTTGTCGGGAGATCCTTAGACTACAACACCTAGGCagccattttcttttctagtttCTTGTGAATGACAGATTGGGAAACTCAGATGGGAGTGTTGGTTAATGGTAGTAATGAGGTTTGTTTGTGGTGATTAATAAGAAAGGTACTTGTTAAGTGTTGCTGGTGAGGATTTGTTGCAGTAGTGAGATCTAATTAGTAGCATGGGAGGACTAAGAGATGTTGTTTGGGaaagtttgttttaagctgGGGAAGCTGGTTGTTGGGAGATCCTTAGGATGGGTTTGACTCACTAGGGAGGTGGGGAGAGCTCATCTTGGAGTTGGGAGATTCAACATACAGCATCTTAAGTCATTGTTTTCTATTCAATCGATTATTCCATGTGCTTTAAtggtgtgcgtgtgtgtgtaaaAACTATTAAATAGATTTACAAATCCTCATCTTTGTATGTCAAAGATTTATAAGTAAagttatatgagatgaaataaataatttaattttttaaaattaaatgacttGAAAACAAGTTTAAGCtcgtttaaaaaattaaataaattatttataaacataaaacataacACAATAATAAACTCAAATTGGGTAAAACATAACACAATTATTGGCAGGGGAAAGACAGTATCCTAAACTGCCAATTTACCCAATTTGAAGCCGCCAGGGGGAAGGTTAGGTTGGTTTGTTCCAAAACTAATACCATGTTGATTTCCATTCCCATTCTCCTTGAGGATCTGCTCTTCCTCCTTAGCCCAATATCTCTCCAAGATCTTCACGACTTTttcataaatctcattattGTCATGGGTCTGCAAATTCTCAATCTTATCCAACCCATCTCAATTATCAATCATTTGTGCGTTATTGATTCCATTATTCATTGCCATTTTCCCTTCGGACTTTAGAATGTTCTCAAGCCCTTCTAGGCACACCGTCACAATCATCAAGTCTAGCTAGATTAGAATAATATAGCGACTTAATGCAACCTTGGCTCACCAGGAATCTACAAGAGCATAGACCAAGCATGTAAGTGCAAGGCTTTGTTGTCTATGCATAATGGTAGTAAAAATACAAGATGAACTTTATCAGatggataaaataaaatgaaattgatgCATTTTAAGAGATATGAGTCCCTCAggtcaaaacttaaaaccaacAAAAGACGTTATTCCAACTCGTCGATTGTAGGAATTAGAACAGTCTACTAACGATTACAAACATAAGAATGGTCTTCAAGAAATTATCTTGAACAAGCATAAGAAAGGCCAAGCAACAAAACATGGAGTAAGTAATATGGTGCTTACTTTGTTTTGTTTAGCAAAGAGAGAAGATGGGAACAGCCAAATGAAAAACTcgataaaaagaatataaaacgGACCAATCAATAAGGGCATCAGCAACCCAAATATCTCTCTATTCTTGTGAACTATcacagacatatatatatatatatataagcaagaTAAAAGGTCAATGTAAAGAAGAAAAGCCAGTGTAAGAGTAAAGCCTATTGAATCTGTTCGTGAGGTCCTCCAAAGGTAGCATTTGATATAGCCCAAGCAGCCTCCTTCTTGATGTCAAATTCAGCATTTTGGAGAAGATGAAATGGCACCTTAGACCTAAAACACATATTCATCAAACTTGCTTCCTACCTTATAAAGAAGTGAGTATAAGATCATCTGTATAACCTTGTTGTCCATTCAATGAGAAATACATGCAAACCCATAACGCTCAGCATTTCTAGTTGACCACATGGTTTGATTAAATGATTAACCACCTAAAACAATGGCTCTTAGGAAAATTTATGTTGTAGTCAACTCTCGGTGAACAAGTGGGTTTTCATACAATTTatttcaccattaaaaaatggGTTTACATACACAGaacaatagaaataaataacaagAACAGTCAATCAAGGATGAAGAATAAAGAGTCAAGACCAGCACATTTGATAACACAAGAACTAATTACACAACTTCcattcaagaaaataatttcatataagaAATTATCCACTTCAAGAGAGATAAATTCTCCAAAACCCACCCTAGACCGCACAACAAATCCCCCTAAAGAGTCAAGACCAACGCATTTTCAATTCCCTTGTTGGACTTTAGGCTGCAACAAATCACCTCTTTCAACTATTCTCTTGGAAGCTCCTCCACAAAATACGGttaaacttaattttgatgatGTCTTATTTCGACCTTCAGAGTTAGCTggtattgatgttattttaagAGATGATATAAGTGTTGTTTAAGGTAGATAATATTGAAGTTTAGCTTCATTATAGGGTTTACAATTAATATTGCATTTGGGTGTTtctaatatgattttaaaataggaTTCTTTGACTATTATTGAAGTAATTTGttctaaataatcaaatttATCTAGATAGGGGCCAGTGATTGCAGAAATTCAATGTCTTCTTTTTCGGTTCAAAATGCATGATGTGATTAATGTTGATTGACAAGGGAATGAAGCCGATCACTTACTTGTAAGACATGCTTGTTTTGTGGAAGACACTATACAATAGAGGCATCAATGTCCAGATTTTATCCAGTGTAGAGTTTTATCAGATAATGCTTTTGTAAGTATACCTTTCTGTGATCCTATGTACTTGTAGTTCATTATGAATGAaatctgtttcttttttaagaaaaaaactattctcacaccaaatatctttgttaaaaaaaaaatgtacgaaTTATTGGTCGATTTCCCATTTTTACTACGACTGGTATGGTTAATATCATTATTcctaattaaaaacataaaatttaattaattgttttttttatggaaataaactcatttcattaataaaccgaagttacaactgtgactatcaatacatgaaaaatttagacTATAAGCCAAATTACACATCAGTTCTGAGGCTTCCTTgtacacaaattcctttgtggcagacattgtcttaacttctcgTCAAACTCTCTCCTAACAGAGAAATTGCTCTGTAAAACAAAACTTGAAGGCCCCCTCTGTCATCTCAGGGAAAAAGAGTATAGGACATTGTTATGGACACCAAATCTAATAgtttatttctatattattaataactaaaattacaaataaactACAAATAAACACATTAACAACTACAGAACCACAAGCACTAGTGTGACCCCGAACGTCATGCCCACTGCAAGGATCGACCTCTTGAGCCCTGACGGTACGAGCATCCAGCTCACACACAGACAAAAACAACCTCCACTGCACAGACAACACGCGAGCACTAGCCATATGACTGTATTCGCATATTATTAAtccatattattaattaattgttaatcCATGTCTGTTTGTAATATGTAATTCGACGATGGCTTGGGCCGTGGAATTGGGCTTCTTTAAAGTCGTATTTCGTTTCCTGGATTTTCATATACGACATGCCGTCTGTGAATCACTCTCGAAGTCCTATCATGAGACCTCCCCCATTTAGAGCTGCAATGGTCCGTATTCGCGAGTTCAACTCTGGTAGAGGCTGGCGGGGAGACGATGGCATGGAGGCAAATAATCTTCAAAGCGAGAGCGATTTCCATCTCCCCACAGCCGCATCCAACTCCTGGGTTATCTAGATTCTTCTCCAAAGCATCTCTTTATGTAGGTGAGGTTTTTCTCTGAGTTTATCACATACCCATCACACGGTATTCTCTCCCCGTTTCGTTGCTTacaaatataagaaattttgggaaaggaaaagCAATTTCTGGCTgtatggatttatttttttcttttgggatcttgctgaaaataaatttgtgtCTTCCATTCTAAATAGTTATACGAGGTAATATGAAgctttttttttgtatgattactttttactttcatTTGGTTTCTGAACAAACTTAGGATGGCATTCCAAAGATTTGATgttgtttatattttctaaataacGAAAACCATATATCAACGAATATAAATGTCGGGTGAGAGTATAAAGGTTGGTTCTTTCTGGGGTCCCGGATGttcgaaaaaaaaatggaaattgcAACAATTTGATTCCATTTCTTTGCAACCAAACCAAGCAGTGACCTTTTTTGGTTTCTGAATTACTGAGATAATTCCAAAGGAGAAGGAAATTGATCACGATATTCTTTTTGAGCTGTCtgggttttcttaattttgtttttgaaatttaataaaaaaaaacgtgCATAAACTAAGCCAAATCGTTGGATTAGGCTCAGTTGAGGAGAGGTCTTGTTTTGTCATGCCTCtaattactaatatttttcaCCAAGAGAAGGTTCTGGTTGTTGAGGCCCAGTAATTGAGTTTGAGGCTCTGATTGTTGTCGTTGCAGAAAAGGTTGGCATACCAGAGTTTTTAAATGGAATTGGGAAAGGGGTTGAGTCCCACGTGGCTAAGCTTGAATCTGAGATTGGTGACTTTCAGAAGCTGCTCGTCACTCGCACTCTCAAGCTCAAGAAACTTGGCATTCCATGCC from Juglans microcarpa x Juglans regia isolate MS1-56 chromosome 4S, Jm3101_v1.0, whole genome shotgun sequence carries:
- the LOC121261932 gene encoding uncharacterized protein LOC121261932: MAWRQIIFKARAISISPQPHPTPGLSRFFSKASLYVEKVGIPEFLNGIGKGVESHVAKLESEIGDFQKLLVTRTLKLKKLGIPCQQRKLILKYAHKYRLGLWRPRPKPLKS